The genomic stretch TCGACGATCTCTTCGACTTCCGCGACCGTGATCTTGCCGGCCATCGCGCACATCGGGTTGAAGTTGCGCGCCGTGCGGCGATAGATCAGGTTGCCCGACTTGTCGGCCTTCCATGCCTTGACGAGCGCGACGTCGGCCGTCAGCGAATGCTCGAGCACGTAATGGTTCTCGCCGAACTGGCGCGTTTCCTTGCCTTCCGCGATGACCGTGCCGAAGCCGGTGTTGGTGAAGAACGCCGGGATGCCCGAGCCGCCGGCGCGCAGCTTTTCGGCCAGCGTGCCTTGCGGCGTGAATTCCAGCTCGAGTTCGCCCGCCAGATACTGACGCTCGAACTCCTTGTTCTCACCGACGTACGACGAGATCATCTTCCTGATCTGGCGCGTTTCCAGCAGCAGGCCGAGGCCGAAGCCGTCGACACCCGCGTTATTGCTGATGCAGGTGATGCCCTTGACGCCCGAGTCGCGCAGGGCCGCGATCAGCGCCTCGGGAATGCCGCACAATCCAAAGCCGCCGACGGCGAACGTCTGGCCGTCCTTGACGATGCCTTCGAGCGCGGCTGCCGCGCTTGCGTAGACTTTATTCATCAGTGTGTCCCTTCCTTGATTGGATACCGAAATCCGGATCGATGCGACGCCGTTTCTTATTGGACTGGCGCGGCGGGGTTGGCCCGACATGCCATTCTAGTCATCTGCGGCGAACGGTGGCGTGATACGGACAAAGCTGCGTTCCGCCGTCCGCCACGTCCCATCCGGCGCGTCTGCGACGCATCTTGTGATGTGCCGAAAGCGTACGATGCGGCGGCCTTGCGGCACAATACGCAAAAATACATAAGTATTCGTACCGCATCCCTCGCCGATTACATGCCCGCTCTGGATTATCAAACCGCTTTTCACCTTGCGCCGATCGGCCTCGTGCTGGCGCGCGACCGGATCATCGAAGACTGCAACGAACAGCTTGCCGCGATTTTCGGCCGTACGCGCGAGTCGCTGCTCGGGCAGTCGTTCGCGGTGCTCTATCCATCGTCCGACGAGTTCGAGCGTATCGGCGAGCGCATACCGCCCATCATGACGGCGCAAGGCAGTTACGCCGACGACCGCATCATGAAGCGCGCGAACGGCGAACTCTTCTGGTGCCACGTGACGGGGCGCTCGCTCGATCTGTCGGTCCCGCATGCGGCGGGCGTCTGGACGTTCGAAGACTTGAGCGCCACGCGGCGCGTCGCGGTGGAGCTGACGCCGCGTGAACGCGAGATCGCCGCGCAACTGGTGACGGGAAAAACCAGCAAGCAGATTGGACGGATTCTCGACATCAGTTCGCGAACCGTCGACGTTTACCGCGCGCGCCTGATGCGCAAGTACGGCACGGGCAACGCGACGGAACTGCTGCAGCGTCTGCTCGGGAACTGACTTTCGTCTGGATGGGGCGCCCACGCTGAACCGCGGGCGCGCGTGGACTGTGAAGAGGCTCAGACCTTCACGAGTTGAGCGTGTTCGATCGTCGAGCGCAGCAGATCCGGCAGCGGCACTGATTTGCCAGCCGCGTAGTCGATCCACACGCATTTGGCGGAGCCGCGTGCATACAGCGTGTTCGGATCATCCGCGCGATACAGTTCGAAGCCCGTATCGAAGCTGCTGCGCCCCGGCGCGCCGACCGTCATGCGGCCGATTACATCGCCCGGATAGTGCAGTTGCTTCAGAAACTCCATCGATGCATTGACTATCACGGGCCCCTGCCCTTCGCCATTGCCGCCCGCGATGCCGAGCTGCTCGAACCAGGAAATCCGCACCTGCTCCATGTAGCGGAAATAGACCGTGTTGTTCACATGGCCGAACGCGTCCATATCGCCCCAGCGGATCGGCATAGACATCTCAAAAACGGGGTGGTAATCGCTCATTGCACTTCTACGGGTTGGATCAGGTTTGATTCGGGTGTGAAGAAAAAAAGGCACTGCAAAAGGAACTGCTTGTGTCACGCGTCCACGTCGCGGCGGCGACGGTGCAGTACGCAACCTGCCGCACCGGGCCGAGGTCGCGACCATCGCGCACGGGCGTCAATGATCGCGCGTTTCGCATGTTCGTGCTGCGAGTCGTGCGAAACGCGAGGCGCCCGTCACGACAGGCCGAAGCCGTCGTCGGCGGCAATCACCGAACCGTTGATGAACTGCGATTCGTCGGCGCAGAGCAGCAGCAACAGCCCATCGAGATCTTCCGGCTTGCCCACACGATGCCTCGGCAACATCGACACCAGCTTCTGCCCTTGCTCGGTCGACCAGTGATGGTGGTTGATCTCGGTATCGATATAGCCGGGGCAGATCGCGTTCACATTGATGCCGTGGCGGCCCCACTCCTGCGCCATCGCCTTCGTCATATGCACGACGGCCGCCTTGCTCATCGAATAGAGCCCGATCTGCGGCAGCACCCGCAAACCCGCCACCGATGCGATGTTGATGATCCGGTACGGCGGCTTGTTCGTTCCGCCGCCGCGCATGATCATCCGCTTGGCCACTTCCTGCGCGACGAAAAACGCGCCGCGTGTGTTCGTGTCGAACACGTATTCGAAATCGGCAGGCGTCACGTCCGTCAGCTTCTGCGTCGTCGACACACCCGAATTGTTGACCAGAATGTCGATTGTGCCCGCTTCCGTTTCGGCATGCGCAACGGCGGACTTGATGCTCTGATAGTCGGTCACGTCGAGAGAAACGACAGCCGCAGCGCCGCCCGACGCTTCGATCTCAGCGCGCAATTCCTTCAGGCGTTCGATACGTCGGCTTGCCAGCACGACCTTTGCGCCAGCCTGCGACAACACCATCGCAAACCGCTTGCCCAGTCCACTCGACGCGCCCGTAACCAGCGCCACCTTGCCTTCCAGATTGATCGAACGGCCCATTGTGTTTTTCCTTGGAACGTGGATGTGAAGGGGGCGATAAACCGGCGCGCCGCACGGGCATGGGTCAACCCCAATTCACAATAATAGAACGATCGTGCTAATCTTGCCTCATTGTGTTGCAGCGTAGGGATCGTTCAATGACAATACGATCCCGAAAAAAGCATTCTAACGGTAAGAGGAGCATCAATGACCCCCGCAAGTCTGATCGAGCAGTATGGCCCGCGCGAGTCGATGGAATATGACGTGGTGATCGTCGGCGGCGGCCCGGCGGGCCTGTCCGCGGCCATTCGCCTGAAGCAGCGCGCCGCCGAAAAGGGGGTCGAAATTGGCGTCTGCGTGCTCGAAAAGGGCTCGGAAGTCGGGGCGCACATCCTCTCGGGCGCGGTGATGGACCCGCGGGCGCTAAATGAACTGATTCCGGACTGGAAGGAAAAGGGTGCGCCGCTGGACGTCGAAGTGACGGAAGACCGCTTTCTGTTCCTGAATGAAACGGGCGCGAAATCGGTGCCGAACTGGGCATTGCCCGACAATTTCAAGAATCACGGCAACTACGTGATCAGCCTCGGGAATGTTACGCGCTGGCTGGGCCAGCAGGCCGAGGCGCTCGGCGTCGAAATCTTCCCCGGTTTCGCTGCGGCTGAGGTGCTGTACAACGACGACGGCTCGGTGAAGGGCGTCGCGACGGGCAACCTGGGCATTGGCAAAGACGGCGAGCCGACCGAAAACTTCCAGCTCGGCATGGAGCTGCACGCGAAGTACACGCTTTTCTGCGAAGGCGCGCGCGGGCATCTGGGACGCCAGCTGTCCGACAGGTTCCGGCTGCGCGACGGCGCCGATCCGCAGGTCTACGGGATCGGCATCAAGGAACTATGGGAAATCGATCCGGCGAAACACAAGCCGGGTCTGGTGATCCACACGGCCGGCTGGCCGCTCGATTCGCAGACCTACGGCGGCTCGTTCCTCTATCACATCGACAACAACCAGGTGATGGTGGGCTTCGTGGTGGGACTCGGCTATTCGAACCCGTACCTGTCGCCGTTCGAAGAGTTCCAGCGCTACAAGACGCATCCGGAAATCCGCAAGTTCCTCGAAGGCGGCAAGCGCGTGTCGTACGGAGCACGTGCGATTACGGCGGGCGGCCTGCTGTCGCTGCCGAAACTCGTGTTCCCGGGCGGCGCGCTGGTTGGCGACGACGCCGGTTTCCTGAACGCTTCGCGGATCAAGGGCTCGCACGCCGCAATCAAGACGGGCATGCTCGCCGCCGACGCCGCATTCGATGCCGTGCAAGCGGGACGCCAGAGCGACGAACTCGCGGCCTACCCCGAGTCGTTCAAGAGCTCGTGGCTGCACACCGAGCTCTATCGGGCGCGCAACTTCAAGCAGTGGATGAGCAAGGGCCTGTACCTTGGCACCTTGATGGTCGGCATCGAACAGAAGCTGATGGGCGGCAACGTGCCGTGGACGCTGCATCATCAGCACTGGGATCACGAAATGTTGAAGCCGGCGTCGCAGTGCAAGCCGATCGAGTATCCGAAGCCGGACGGCAAGCTGACATTCGACCGTCTGTCGTCGGTATTCATCTCGAACACCAACCACGAAGAGAACCAGCCCGCGCACCTGACGCTCAAGGACGCAAGCGTGCCCGTGAAGGTGAACCTGCAGACGTACGCCGGTCCGGAAAGCCGCTACTGCCCGGCTGCCGTTTACGAGTTCGTGAACAACGACGACGGCAGCGAACGGCTCGTCATCAATGCGCAGAACTGCGTGCACTGCAAGACCTGCGACATCAAGGATCCGACGCAGAATATCGTGTGGGTCACGCCTGAAGGCGGCGGCGGTCCGAACTATCCGAACATGTGAGTTCGACAAAAAACGCCGCTCGACGAGCGGCGTTTTTGCGTCATGGCGCGGTCAAACCACGGCTCACGCCACCAGTGCTTCGAGCCGCGCACGTACCTGTTCGAGCACCGGCCGCCACGCACCCACGGAGGGTTGACGAAACAGCTCGGCCGTCTGATACCAGGGCGTCCGCTCCGTCTCATCGCCCCAGAACCATGCCGAAACGCGGTCGAGCATGAGCCAGGTCGGCACACCGAGCGCGCCTGCCAGATGCGCCGGCCCGCTGTCGATGGTCACGAGCACATCGAGATTCATAAGCAACGCGGCCACGTCGTCGAAGCCTGCTTCAAACTGCGGCGTCAGGTCGATCACATCCCCACCCTGCGACCGCCACTGTCCGACCGTCTGCTCGCGCCCCGGCGAAACGGCAAAAAAGCTCACGCCGGGCACATCGAGCAACCGGGCGAACTCGTGAGCGCCGATCGAGCGGCGCCTGTCGCGGATGTGATCGGGATTGCCGTTCCACACGATGCCGACCTTGCGATTCTCCGCCGCCGTCGCGGCTGACACACGCTCGCGCCAGAGTTCGACGCGCGCCGGGTCGGCGCTGAGATACGGTCGCCCCCAGGTGGAAGGATCGTTGATGCCGAGCCGCAACGGCAGGCTCATCAGACCGCAGTGAAAGTCGGGCTTCGTGCGGAGGCTCGTTTCAATCGCGATGCCGTCGGGCAGCATGCGTTCGAACAGCTGTTGCATCGCCCCTGCGTAGCCAAACACCACGCGGCCGCCTTCGCGCTGCGCGCGTTCGGCCAGCAGCGGCAGAAAGCGTACGGCCCACAGGCAGTCGCCATTGCCCTGCTCGCCATAGACGACGAGCGTCTTGCCCGTCAGCGATTCGCCGCGCCAGTTCGCGCTGATGGCAGCCAGCGCATCTTTAGCGGCGTTCGCATCGTGCGCGAAGGCTACACGCGCTTCGTAGTCGAGCCAGCCCTGCGCGTAGCGTCCCGCACGCACTTCGAGTTCCGACAGATCAAACAGCGCGTGCGCGTTGTTCGGGGTCATTTCCAGCACGCGATGCAGCAGCGCTTCCGCTTCCCCGAAGCGGCCCTGTTCCTTGATGCACAACGCGAGCTTGTGCAACACGATGTGATTGCCGGGCGCGGCGCGCGCGGCCTCATGAAGCAGGCGCTGCGCTTCGGCGAAATCGTCGCGTGCCTCAACGGCGGCCGCGCGCCAGACGAGAGCGTTCGCGTCATTCGCGTCACGCGTCAGCAACAGCGCTGTGGAGGATTCGACGAGCGGCCAGTCGCGCAAAATGAAAGCCGTCTGTGCGACGTTGTGCAACAGGCGGGGATCGCAATTCGCGTCCAGCCGGTAAGCCCGCACGAGTGCGTCGACGGCCTCGCGCAAACCGGCTCTGTCGCCATTCGCATGGTGGAGCAGCGCGTTGCCGAGCGCGACCCAGTCGGCCGCGACGGCGTCAGGCAAAGCCGTACGCGCCCGCAGGGGCTCGAGCGGGTCGGCCATTGTGAGATCGTTATCGCGCATGTTGACGCCCGTCAGAAACCGTCAAGCCTGCCGGATCGAGCCGGCGTTACGGCGCGCTGGCGGCGATCTTCGGCGTACCGACCACCACGTCGCCGCATTGCGCGCGGTGCCGCAACGCATGGTCGATCAGCACGAGGGCGAGCATGGCTTCGGCGATCGGCGTGGCACGAATGCCGACACAGGGGTCGTGGCGGCCGAACGTTTCGACGACGGCGGGCTGCCCGTTCTTGTCGATCGAGCGGCGCGGCGTGCGGATGCTCGACGTCGGCTTGATCGCGATCGAGACCGTGATGTCCTGCCCCGTCGAAATACCGCCGAGCACGCCGCCCGCGTGATTGCCGACGAAGCCTTCCGGCGTCAGCTCGTCACCATGCACGGAGCCGCGCTGCGCCACGCTCGCGAATCCCGCGCCGATTTCGACGCCCTTCACCGCGTTGATGCCCATCATTGCATGCGCGATGTCGGCGTCGAGGCGGTCGAACAGCGGCTCACCAAGTCCGACGGGCACGCCCGACGCAACCACGTTGATGCGCGCGCCGATCGAATCGCCGTCCTTGCGCAACGCGTCCATGTACGCTTCGAGTTGCGGCACGACATCCGCGTTCGGCACGAAGAACGGGTTCTCGCGCACGAACTGCCAGTCGATGAACGGCACGTCGATCTCGCCGAGCGCCGCCATGTAGCCGCGAATCTCCGTGCCGAACTTCTCGCGCAGCCACTTCTTCGCGACTGCGCCCGCTGCCACCGTCGGCGCCGTCAGGCGCGCGGACGAACGGCCGCCGCCGCGATAGTCGCGTATGCCGAATTTCTGCCAGTAGGTGTAGTCGGCGTGGCCGGGGCGGAACGTGTCGGCGATATTGCCGTAGTCCTTGCTGCGCTGGTCCGTATTGCGGATCAGCAGTGCAATCGGCGCGCCCGTCGTCTTGCCCTCGAAGACGCCGGAGAGAATCTCGACCTTGTCTTCTTCCTGGCGCTGCGTCACATGGCGCGACGTGCCCGGCTTGCGGCGGTCGAGTTCAAGCTGGATGTCGGCTTCGGCGAGCGACATACCCGGTGGGCAGCCGTCGATTACACAGCCGATAGCCGGGCCGTGCGATTCGCCGAAGGTCGTGACGGTGAAGAGCGTACCGAGGGTATTGCCGGACATGAGCGTCGTCCAAAGAAATGCGGGGAGAGCGATATTATGCCAGTCCCGACGCGCTGCCGTAGCGCGCAGCGGTCCGTCCAGTGGGATAGGACAAATGGACGAGTGTTGCACCTGCGCGAAGACGATCTTTCAAGCGTCTGCGACGTCCACGATCACTTTCGCGCGCCGCGCAGTTCCGTCACGATCTGCTGCAGGCGTTCCGGCGTCGCGTCAGCCGGTTCGAGCGGCTCGCCGACAGCCAGCGTCAGCCGGCTCATCACGCCCTTGTGAATCGGCCGCGGAAAGCGCGCATCCAGGCTGCGTGACCAGACGCTGCCCCACAGGCCGCGTAGCGCAATCGGCACGACGGTCACGGGCTGGCGCCGCAAAATTTCCGTGACGCCGTGCCGAAACGGATTCATGTCACCCGTTTTGGTCAGCTTGCCTTCGGGAAAAATACAGACGAGATCGCCCTCTTCGAGCACTTTCGCGCAGGCTTCGTAGGCACGCGCCAGCAGTGCGGGGTCTTCGTGCGCGGGCGCAATCGGAATGGCCTTGGCGTGTCTGAACAACCAGCCGACGAAGGGCGTTCGGAATATCCGGTGATCCATCACGAAGCGGATCGGCCGCGGGCTTTCGGCCATGATGACGATGGCATCGACATAGCTCACGTGATTGCACACGAGCACGGCTGCCCCCTCACGCGGAATGCGCTCTGCGTGAACGAGGCGAATCCGGTAGAACGTGTGCACGAGCAGCCACGCGACGAAGCGCAACAGGAACTCGGGCACGAGCGAATAGATGTAGATCGCAACAACCACGTTGAGCAGCGCCGTCACGAGGAACAGCCCAGCAATGCCCACGCCCGCCGACGTCAGCGCAACGGCCATCAGCGCCGACACGATCATGAATAGTGAGTTGAGGATATTGTTCGCCGCGATGATCCGCGCGCGATGGCTCGGCTGGCTGCGGCTCTGGATCAGCGCGTAGAGCGGCACGCTGTAGAAGCCGCCGAACATCGCCAGCAGGAACAGATCGGCGAGCACGCGCCAATGCGCGGGCAGCATCATGAATTCGCCCACCGTCAGCAAATGCCCGGCGGCAGGCAACGCGTGGCTCGCGAAGAACAGGTCGATCGCGAATGCGCTGATGCCGATCGAGCCAAGCGGCACCAGGCCAATCTCGATGCGCTTCTTCGACAGCCGCTCGCACAGCAGCGAGCCCGTGCCGATGCCGATCGAAAACGTCGCGAGCAGCACGGTGACCACGTCGGGATTCGCGGACAGCACGTCCTTCGCAAAGCGGAAGAACGACGACAGAAACGTCGCGCCGACGAACCACAACCAGGAAATCCCGAGCAGACTCAGAAAGACCGTCCGGTTCTGGCGTGCGAGTTTCAGATTGCGCCAGGTTTCGCTAATCGGATTCCAGTTGATGCGCAGTTCCGGTTGAGACGGCGTCGACGGCGGCACGAAGCTCGACGCGACACGTCCTATCACCGCGATCGCGACGCAGCCGAACGCCAGAATCGCTGCGCCATGCACGTCCGAGCCGGCCGCCGCGCCACCCATGATCGTGCCCAGCAAAATCGCGACGAAGGTGCCCATCTCGACCATGCCGTTGCCGCCGACCAGTTCCGACTGCTCCAGATGCTGCGGGAGATAGGCGTACTTGACGGGGCCGAACACCGTCGAATGGACGCCCATCAGGAACGTACACAGGTACAGCAGCACGGCATTGTGCAGCCAGAATCCCGCGCCGCCCACCAGCATCACGGCGATCTCGAAAGTCTTCACGAAGCGTGTGAGCATCGACTTGTCGTACTTGTCGGCAATCTGACCGGAGGTAGCCGAGAACAGGACGAACGGCAGAATGAAGATCGCGGAAATCAGAAACGCTGCGGTGTCCGCATGGACGCCGGCGAAGCGCGCGGCCTGATACGTGACAAGCGACGTGAAGCCGATCTTGAACACGTTGTCGTTCATCGCGCCGAGAAACTGCGTCCAGAAGAAGGGCGCGAAACGGCGCTCGCGCAACAGACGGAACTGCGAGCCGTGCTCGCGCGCGCCGCGCTTTGCGCGTTGGACGGTGGATAACGGACGATCGCTCATGAAGTGGTCGATGGAGGGCAAGGTTCGCCCGGTTTCACAGCCGCTTTGCCCGAACGGCGGACACAAAAAAGCGCGCGGATCACGCGCGCTTCAGGATGATGCAGGCATGCGAGAGTGCCATGTCAGCAGGCTTCGCACCGACGCGGCGCCGTGCTCTTCAGCGCGACGGCTGCTCCTGCTGCGGCTCGTCTTCGGCGGGCCAGTCGCGGATGTACGCCTTCAGCATCCGGTTTTCGAAGCCCTGCTCTTCGACGACGGCCTTCGCGACGTCGTAGAACGAAATCACCCCCATGAGCTTGCGGCTTTCCATGACGGGCAGATAACGCACGTGATGCTCGAGCATCATGCGGCGCACTTCATTGACGTCCGTTTCCGGCGTGCAGGTGAGCGGGTGATCGTCCATGATCTTGCGGATCGTGGTGCTGCCGACACTCCCGCCGTTACGGCTTAGCACCAGGATAATCTCGCGGAACGTCAGCATGCCGACGAGGTCGCCATACTCCATGACGACCAGCGAGCCGATATCGTGTTCGGCCATCGTCGTGACGGCTTCGTTGACTTCCGTATCGGGCGTGACCGTGAAAAGCGTATTGCCCTTGACCTTGAGAATGTCGCTGACGCGCATGATTCGTCTCCTGTCGACGGAAGCCGGCATTGCGCCGCCCGCTCCCGCCCCATACATAGTTGTCGACGGGCGTCAGCGCGGTGGCGCCCTACCCCGGTCCCGTGCAACGTGGTTGCGGATGAAGCCTTCAGAAGCATGAAAAGGCATGACTGACTTTCGATCCTAGCGGAAAGGTCTGCAAAAAGGAAGCGGACGCCCCCGCCGACAGCGCGCCAGCGCACGTCCGGCGGGCGGGACGCACGGGCCTGCCCGCGGCTGCGGCAAACCTGCCGTGCACCGCATCCGCGCATGTAGGCACGCGGCCGCACTTCGGGCGACAACCGAGTGGTTCGCGCGCGGCACGGTGATACGATGGCCTCCACGCTCACCTTCGCCGGGCTGTCGAGGCCCGGCCGCCCACGATGCCCGCCAACCGTTTCGACACACTCGCGCTGCACGCGGGCGCCGCCCCCGATCCTGCAACGGGCGCGCGCGCGACGCCCATCTACCAGACCACCTCGTTCACGTTCCGCGATACCGACCACGCTGCCGCACTCTTCAACATGGAACGCGCCGGCCACGTCTATTCGCGGATCTCGAACCCGACCGTCGCCGTGTTCGAAGAGCGCGTCGCCGCGCTCGAAAACGGCGCGGGCGCGATCGGCACGGCAAGCGGCCAGGCCGCGCTGCATCTGGCGATTGCGACGCTGATGGGCGCGGGCTCGCATATCGTCGCGTCGAGCGCGCTGTATGGCGGCTCGCACAATCTGCTCAACTACACGCTGCGGCGCTTCGGTATCGAGACGACCTTCGTCAAACCCGGCGACATTGACGCATGGCGCGCGGCGCTGCGCCCGAACACGAAGCTCCTGTTCGGCGAGACGCTCGGCAATCCCGGCCTCGATGTGCTCGATAGCGAGACAGTCGCCCAGATCGCGCACGACCACCGCGTGCCGCTGCTGGTCGATTCCACTTTCACCACGCCGTACCTGCTCAAGCCGTTCGACCACGGCGCCGACTTCGTCTACCACTCCGCGACCAAATTCCTCGGCGGTCACGGCACGACGATCGGCGGCGTGCTCGTCGACGGCGGCACCTTCGACTTCGAAGCGTCCGGGCGCTTCCCCGAACTCACCGAGCCCTATGAGGGCTTTCACGGCATGGTGTTCGCCGAGGAAAGCACCGTCGCGCCGTTCCTGTTGCGCGCCCGGCGCGAAGGACTCCGCGACTTCGGCGCGTGCCTGCATCCGCAAGCCGCGTGGCAGCTGCTTCAGGGCGTCGAGACGCTGCCGCTACGCATGGAACGCCATGTCGCGAATACGCGCAAGGTGGTCGAATTCCTCGCCGCGCATGCCGCCGTCGAATCGGTCGCGTACCCGGAGCTGCCGACGCACCCCGATCACGCGCTCGCCCAGCGCCTGCTGCCGCGCGGCGCAGGCGCCGTGTTCAGTTTCGATCTGCGCGGGGACCGTGCCGCCGGCCGCGCGTTCATCGAAGCGCTGTCGCTGTTCTCGCATCTCGCGAATGTCGGCGATGCGCGCTCGCTCGTCATTCATCCTGCATCGACGACGCACTTTCGCATGGATGCCGCCGCGCTCGCCATGGCGGGCATCGCGGAAGGCACCATACGGCTGTCGATCGGCCTCGAAGACCCGGACGACCTGATCGACGATCTCAAGCGCGCGCTCAAGGCCGCGCAAAAATCCGGCGAGCGTTCCACGCCGTCACCCGCCGCCCCGCGCAAGGAGTCCGCATGATCGTGGACGTCAACGGCAAATCCGCCTATGTCTATACGGGCGGCAAGGCGTTCGACGCCGCGTTGCCCACCGCCGTCTTCATTCATGGCGCCGAGCATGATCACAGCGTCTGGGCGTTGCAGACACGCTACTTCGCGCATCACGGCTTCGGCGTGCTGGCCGTCGACCTGCCCGGCCACCATCGCAGCGCCGGCCCCGCGTTGAAAACCATCGGCGACATGGCCGACTGGCTGGCTGCCCTGCTCGATGCCCTGGGCGTGTCACGCGCATTCGTCGCCGGGCACAGCATGGGCTCGCTGGTTGCGCTCGACTTCGCGGCCCGTTACCCGTCGCGCGCGACCCATCTTGCGCTGGTCGCGACAGCCGTGCCGATGGCCGTCTCCGACGCGCTGCTCGATGCCGCCCGCGAACGCGAGCCGGATGCGATCGCGATGGTCAACGCGTGGTCGCATTCGACCTTCGCCGCCAAGCCGTCCTGCCCCGCGCCTGGCTTCTGGCTGCACGGCATGAACGCCCGCCTGATGCAGCGCGTCTCGGCGACAGGAGAGCCGTTGCTCTTCCACACCGATTTCAACGCCTGCAACACCTACACGGACGGCCTCGCGCGCGCTGCGCAAGTGACGTGTGCCACGCGCCTGCTCGTCGGCAAGCGCGACATGATGACGCCGCCGCGCGCTGCCAAAGCACTCGCCGACGCGCTGCGCGCTGCGAACGTGCCCGTCGACACCGTCACGCTCGACGCCGGCCACGCGCTGATGTCCGAGCAGCCCGACGGCACGCTCGACGTGCTCTTCGCGTTTGCAACGGCAAGCACGGCCGGCCGGCCGCAACCCGCACAATAACCGTCCTGAGCAGCGCCTGCCATTGGCCGAATGGCCAGCTTGCACGCATCTGACGATAGCAGCAGAATGAATCGATATGTATGCGGTTCGGGCCACGGGCGTTCCCCGGCCGTTCAGCAGGTACGCAGTGGAGGCGATCATGAGCCATCAGACAACGCACGACGAACACTTCGCGAACTTTTCGCAGTTCTATCCCTACTATCTGAGCGAGCATCGCAACACCGTGTCGCGGCGGCTGCATTTCATCGGATCGCTGGGCGTGATCGGCTGCGCCGCGATGGCGCTCGCGACGGGCGACTGGCTGTGGCTGCCGGCCGCCGTGGTGTGCGGCTACGGTTTTGCGTGGGTCGGCCATTTCATCTTCGAGAAGAACCGGCCCGCAACCTTCCGGCATCCCATTTACAGCCTGATGGGCGACTGGGTGATGTTCAAGGACATCTGCACGGGGCGCATTTCGCTTTAGTGCGCATCGGCGTCGCCGCCCCGCAAAACGCTCAAGCCGCGCTCATGCCGTCTGGCGCGGCAAGGCCGCCGCCCCGTCCATGCCTCCGGGGCTCTGCTGCGCGGCGCCACGCGCAACGGCACGCGCCGCCAGCAGGTTCGCAAGGCTCACTTTGAGACCTTCGTTATCGAGCGCGCCAAGCAATGTCGCGCTATCCACGCGCGTCGAGTCCAGATTCAGCTGATACGCCAGTTCCGCCCGGTCGACAACGAACAGATCGAAGAGCCGCTCGACGGTGATCTGGTTCGGGTTCGCGACCAGCAGAAAACGCGGACGGTGGCCGTTTTCGTCGAGCTGCACGATCCAGTCGATCCCTTCAAGCTGCTGCAACAGGCGCACCGTCGTTTCCATATCGCGGCGCAACGCGCGGGCGAGTTCCGGCACCGTGTAGCCATGCGTGCCCGCTTCGCGCGCTTCGACGAGGCGTGCGAGCAGTTCGAGCGAGTCGAGCAGATCGCTGCCCGGAAAGTCCGGACGGTGGAATTGGCCCGTGCGGATAGCGGGCAGCGCCGACGCGATCATCGCGCCTGCCAGCGTGATGAACCAGCTCAGGTACATCCACAGCAGGAAGAGCGGCACCACGGCGAACGCGCCGTACACGGCCGTATACGTCGGAATGCGCCGGATATAAAAGCCGAAGCCGCGCTTGGCCAG from Paraburkholderia phymatum STM815 encodes the following:
- the aroC gene encoding chorismate synthase, encoding MSGNTLGTLFTVTTFGESHGPAIGCVIDGCPPGMSLAEADIQLELDRRKPGTSRHVTQRQEEDKVEILSGVFEGKTTGAPIALLIRNTDQRSKDYGNIADTFRPGHADYTYWQKFGIRDYRGGGRSSARLTAPTVAAGAVAKKWLREKFGTEIRGYMAALGEIDVPFIDWQFVRENPFFVPNADVVPQLEAYMDALRKDGDSIGARINVVASGVPVGLGEPLFDRLDADIAHAMMGINAVKGVEIGAGFASVAQRGSVHGDELTPEGFVGNHAGGVLGGISTGQDITVSIAIKPTSSIRTPRRSIDKNGQPAVVETFGRHDPCVGIRATPIAEAMLALVLIDHALRHRAQCGDVVVGTPKIAASAP
- a CDS encoding MFS transporter, with product MSDRPLSTVQRAKRGAREHGSQFRLLRERRFAPFFWTQFLGAMNDNVFKIGFTSLVTYQAARFAGVHADTAAFLISAIFILPFVLFSATSGQIADKYDKSMLTRFVKTFEIAVMLVGGAGFWLHNAVLLYLCTFLMGVHSTVFGPVKYAYLPQHLEQSELVGGNGMVEMGTFVAILLGTIMGGAAAGSDVHGAAILAFGCVAIAVIGRVASSFVPPSTPSQPELRINWNPISETWRNLKLARQNRTVFLSLLGISWLWFVGATFLSSFFRFAKDVLSANPDVVTVLLATFSIGIGTGSLLCERLSKKRIEIGLVPLGSIGISAFAIDLFFASHALPAAGHLLTVGEFMMLPAHWRVLADLFLLAMFGGFYSVPLYALIQSRSQPSHRARIIAANNILNSLFMIVSALMAVALTSAGVGIAGLFLVTALLNVVVAIYIYSLVPEFLLRFVAWLLVHTFYRIRLVHAERIPREGAAVLVCNHVSYVDAIVIMAESPRPIRFVMDHRIFRTPFVGWLFRHAKAIPIAPAHEDPALLARAYEACAKVLEEGDLVCIFPEGKLTKTGDMNPFRHGVTEILRRQPVTVVPIALRGLWGSVWSRSLDARFPRPIHKGVMSRLTLAVGEPLEPADATPERLQQIVTELRGARK
- a CDS encoding CBS domain-containing protein; this translates as MRVSDILKVKGNTLFTVTPDTEVNEAVTTMAEHDIGSLVVMEYGDLVGMLTFREIILVLSRNGGSVGSTTIRKIMDDHPLTCTPETDVNEVRRMMLEHHVRYLPVMESRKLMGVISFYDVAKAVVEEQGFENRMLKAYIRDWPAEDEPQQEQPSR
- a CDS encoding O-acetylhomoserine aminocarboxypropyltransferase, with translation MPANRFDTLALHAGAAPDPATGARATPIYQTTSFTFRDTDHAAALFNMERAGHVYSRISNPTVAVFEERVAALENGAGAIGTASGQAALHLAIATLMGAGSHIVASSALYGGSHNLLNYTLRRFGIETTFVKPGDIDAWRAALRPNTKLLFGETLGNPGLDVLDSETVAQIAHDHRVPLLVDSTFTTPYLLKPFDHGADFVYHSATKFLGGHGTTIGGVLVDGGTFDFEASGRFPELTEPYEGFHGMVFAEESTVAPFLLRARREGLRDFGACLHPQAAWQLLQGVETLPLRMERHVANTRKVVEFLAAHAAVESVAYPELPTHPDHALAQRLLPRGAGAVFSFDLRGDRAAGRAFIEALSLFSHLANVGDARSLVIHPASTTHFRMDAAALAMAGIAEGTIRLSIGLEDPDDLIDDLKRALKAAQKSGERSTPSPAAPRKESA
- a CDS encoding alpha/beta fold hydrolase; this translates as MIVDVNGKSAYVYTGGKAFDAALPTAVFIHGAEHDHSVWALQTRYFAHHGFGVLAVDLPGHHRSAGPALKTIGDMADWLAALLDALGVSRAFVAGHSMGSLVALDFAARYPSRATHLALVATAVPMAVSDALLDAAREREPDAIAMVNAWSHSTFAAKPSCPAPGFWLHGMNARLMQRVSATGEPLLFHTDFNACNTYTDGLARAAQVTCATRLLVGKRDMMTPPRAAKALADALRAANVPVDTVTLDAGHALMSEQPDGTLDVLFAFATASTAGRPQPAQ
- a CDS encoding Mpo1-like protein — its product is MSHQTTHDEHFANFSQFYPYYLSEHRNTVSRRLHFIGSLGVIGCAAMALATGDWLWLPAAVVCGYGFAWVGHFIFEKNRPATFRHPIYSLMGDWVMFKDICTGRISL